A window of Planctomycetota bacterium genomic DNA:
AGCGAGGCGTTTCGTGGCCGTGCCGTCGCCGTAGATGTACCCGCCGTACGGGCCATAAGCGCCGTAGCCAGAGCCGTAGCCCCGTCGCGACGGCTTGACGTCATTGACAGCCGCACCGACCACGGCCGCACCGGTTCGCAGCAACCCATCGCGTGCATGCCGGGCGGCACGTCGGCTCGTCTGCCCGACACGTACCACGAGCAGCGTTGCGTCGCAGACGGCACCGAGGACGCGGGCGTCCGTCACCGGCAGCACCGGTGGCGAATCGATGACGACGCGATCGAAGCGGTCGGCCAGCTCGTTCAGCAGGTGAACGAACGCTTCGCTGTCGAGAAGCTCGGCGGGGTCGCTGGGCAACGGACCACAGGGCATCAATGTGAGGTTCTCGACGCCGGTCTCGTGGACACACTCTTCGAGCGTGGCTTCGCCCGAAAGGACCGACGTGAGTCCGTGCGGCATCTCGTCATCGACGGGCTCGGCGCTCGGATCCGGCGTGAGCCAGTACTTGTGCAGCCGCGGCTTACGGCAGTCGGCGTCGATGAGCAGTGTGCGACGGTCCAGACGTGCCAACGACGTGGCAAGGTTGCTCGCCATCGTCGTCTTACCGTCGCCCGAAACGGCACTGGTGACCAGGATGACCCGAGCCTCGTCCACCCCGACTTCACCGGCGGCCACACGGTCGGCGGCCTGCTGCTGGAGGCCGGACATGAGAACGGTGCGGATGTGCCTGTAGGCCTCGCTGGTCGAGCTGCGCGGGTTCTCGAACATGTGCCGGGCACGAGTGCCCGAGTTTTCGCCAGCGTAGCTTGGCACGAGCCCGAGGATCGGCAGCCCGACGGCGTCCTCGACCTCCTCAGCCGACCGGAGCCGCGGATCGAGCCACTCCTGAAGGAACGCCAAGCCGAATCCTGCCATCAGACCCAGAACCAGGCCCATACCAAGGAGCTGCGTCTGGTTCGGCTCGACCTGGTAGCCAAGACCTGGCTCTTCCAGAATCTCGGGCTGCAGTGGCCCACTCGACTCGGCAACGTTGATCGCATTGACACGAGACGACAGCGTGCTGAGCCAGTCCTCGGTCAACGCAAGGTCGCCCTTCACCTTCTCATTCAGCGACAGTCGGCTGTTGAGTTCGAGGAGTTCTGACCGACGCTCGTCGTACTCCTTTTGCAGCTCGCTTACCCGTGCGGCAGCAACCGCGTTGCGGCGTTCAAGGATGCCCAAGCGATTGTCGAGATCGGTCCTTCGCATCGCCTCGACCTCGCGTTCGAGGTCTGCGATCTTCTGGCGAAGGCGCAACACATTGGTGGCATTTTCACCACTGGTGTAGGTCAAATCACGGACTTGTCGGCGAAGCAAAGAAAGCTCCGCTGCGACCGCACCAGACGCACCGCCGTCCTCAAGCTCGGGTAGCAGAACGTCCAACATCACCGCATTGCCCTCGGCCGACTTGACGGCATCGAGCGTGAGCTTGAGGTCGCGGGCTTCTGATTGAGCGCGTAGGAGATCGCCGCTGAGCTTCTCAAGCTCCAGCCCCTCAATCGTGCTACTGCGGCCGCTGTTTAGGTCGAAGCTGCCGATCTCCCGGCTGAGGTTGTTGCGCGTGGCCCAGAGTTCCTCGCGCTTTCGCTCGTGCGTCTCCCGGGCAGTGCGTAGCTGCTCAAGCGTCTCCGCAGCGGTGTTACGATGACTGTCAGCTGTGAAATCGAGATAGGCCTGCAGAACCGCAGTCGTGATGATGCGAGCGTCTTCCGGGCGGTCAGCCCGACTCTGGATGAAAACGGAGCGGGTCGACTCTTCAGTGGACACGCTTACCGCCCGGCGCAGTCCACTCAGTGGATTGTCGAACGTGTCGAAGCTTGGTAAGTCGGCAACTCCGACACGCTGGACAGCCGTGCCGAGAACCTTGCTACTGCTGATGATGCTCGCCTGCTCAGCCAACGAGGAACGCCCGTTGAGCGCGTCCTCAGTCCCGAGTGCGGTTACTGCTCCCGCTCGGATGTAGAGCTTGGTACTACTTTCGTATACCGGTTCCGTGTTTCGGTAGATCCCATACCCGCCGGCGATGCCGAGGATGGTCAGGATGACGATCGTCCAACGTCGCCGCCACAGGACCTTGGCGATGTCGATTTGAGGGCCTTCGTCCTCCTCATTGCTGCCGATTGTGACTTCGTACGGCTGCGCGACCGCTGGCGTTGAGCGGGTCGACGTCCTGCGCAGGGCACGACCGCTCGCACCCGACGGCGGTGCGATCGGTGGAACCAAGGCGCTCGTGCCCGCGTGCTCGTCGTT
This region includes:
- a CDS encoding polysaccharide biosynthesis tyrosine autokinase; this encodes MNDEHAGTSALVPPIAPPSGASGRALRRTSTRSTPAVAQPYEVTIGSNEEDEGPQIDIAKVLWRRRWTIVILTILGIAGGYGIYRNTEPVYESSTKLYIRAGAVTALGTEDALNGRSSLAEQASIISSSKVLGTAVQRVGVADLPSFDTFDNPLSGLRRAVSVSTEESTRSVFIQSRADRPEDARIITTAVLQAYLDFTADSHRNTAAETLEQLRTARETHERKREELWATRNNLSREIGSFDLNSGRSSTIEGLELEKLSGDLLRAQSEARDLKLTLDAVKSAEGNAVMLDVLLPELEDGGASGAVAAELSLLRRQVRDLTYTSGENATNVLRLRQKIADLEREVEAMRRTDLDNRLGILERRNAVAAARVSELQKEYDERRSELLELNSRLSLNEKVKGDLALTEDWLSTLSSRVNAINVAESSGPLQPEILEEPGLGYQVEPNQTQLLGMGLVLGLMAGFGLAFLQEWLDPRLRSAEEVEDAVGLPILGLVPSYAGENSGTRARHMFENPRSSTSEAYRHIRTVLMSGLQQQAADRVAAGEVGVDEARVILVTSAVSGDGKTTMASNLATSLARLDRRTLLIDADCRKPRLHKYWLTPDPSAEPVDDEMPHGLTSVLSGEATLEECVHETGVENLTLMPCGPLPSDPAELLDSEAFVHLLNELADRFDRVVIDSPPVLPVTDARVLGAVCDATLLVVRVGQTSRRAARHARDGLLRTGAAVVGAAVNDVKPSRRGYGSGYGAYGPYGGYIYGDGTATKRLAPVRISGNGDQPTFSQSNGHADTPVNGSQNGSNGHV